Proteins encoded by one window of Lathyrus oleraceus cultivar Zhongwan6 chromosome 1, CAAS_Psat_ZW6_1.0, whole genome shotgun sequence:
- the LOC127076788 gene encoding inositol transporter 4 — MVEGGHQLADKTEFTECWRRTSESPYIMRLALSAGLGGLLFGYDTGVISGALLYIRDDFEQVDKQTWLQETIVSTAVAGAIVGAACGGYMNDKMGRKKTILMADVVFMLGAIVMAVAPAPWVIIAGRILVGLGVGVASMTSPLYISEASPAKIRGAMVSTNGLLITGGQFLSYLINLAFTKAPGTWRWMLGVAALPAVLQFVLMLSLPESPRWLYRQGKEEETRVILSRIYRPDEVEKEMKAMRDSIEDEKAEEGLIGHSLGQKLKSVWSNDVVRRGLYAGITVQVVQQFVGINTVMYYSPTIVQFAGIASNSTALALSLVTSGLNAVGTIISMVLVDRFGRRKLMLTSLIGIFASLVVLSVTFNQASHHAPAINKLDSLSFGGNNTCKAYTSAPNLASWNCMQCLHEECGFCANSKSEFLPGACLAGEKIVKGMCREQKRVWFSQGCPSKIGFLAVVILGVYIIAYAPGIGTVPWVLNSEIYPLRFRGLGGGIAAVFNWCANLIVSQSFLSMIKALGTSGTFLLFAGFSVIGFFAIYLLVPETKGLQFEEVEKLLQKGFRPFPFNSKKDEDVKGKGKGKEEMNDLP; from the exons ATGGTTGAAGGTGGTCATCAATTAGCAGACAAAACAGAGTTTACGGAATGTTGGCGAAGAACATCGGAGTCACCTTATATTATGCGACTTGCTTTGTCTGCTGGTCTTGGTGGTCTTCTGTTTGGTTACGATACAG GTGTGATTTCTGGTGCTTTGTTGTATATTCGTGATGATTTTGAACAAGTTGATAAGCAAACATGGCTACAG GAAACCATTGTTAGTACGGCTGTTGCAGGAGCCATAGTTGGTGCTGCATGTGGAGGATACATGAATGACAAGATGGGGAGGAAGAAAACTATCTTAATGGCTGATGTGGTGTTCATGTTAGGTGCAATAGTTATGGCTGTTGCTCCTGCTCCTTGGGTTATCATTGCTGGAAGAATTTTAGTTGGTTTAGGAGTCGGTGTTGCATCCATGACTTCTCCTCTATATATCTCTGAAGCTTCCCCTGCTAAGATTCGAGGAGCAATGGTATCCACCAATGGTTTACTTATAACGGGCGGCCAGTTTCTCTCGTATCTCATCAATTTGGCATTTACCAAG GCCCCGGGAACCTGGCGTTGGATGCTTGGAGTGGCCGCGCTTCCCGCTGTGCTACAGTTTGTATTGATGTTGTCCCTCCCTGAGTCACCTAGATGGCTCTATAGGCAG GGCAAGGAAGAGGAAACAAGGGTTATTCTGTCGAGAATCTACCGCCCTGATGAAGTTGAAAAGGAGATGAAAGCCATGCGTGATTCCATTGAAGATGAGAAAGCAGAAGAGGGCTTAATTGGTCACAGTCTTGGACAAAAACTAAAGAGTGTTTGGTCTAACGACGTAGTTCGAAGAGGGCTTTACGCAGGTATCACAGTCCAAGTTGTTCAGCAATTCGTCGGAATTAATACAGTCATGTATTACAGCCCAACCATAGTTCAGTTTGCTGGAATCGCCTCCAACTCTACCGCACTTGCACTCTCATTGGTTACTTCTGGTCTCAATGCCGTTGGAACTATAATTAGCATGGTTTTAGTCGATAGATTCGGAAGGAGAAAGTTGATGTTAACCTCCTTGATTGGCATCTTTGCTTCACTTGTTGTATTAAGTGTTACATTCAACCAAGCATCTCATCACGCACCTGCAATCAATAAACTGGATTCCCTTAGCTTTGGCGGGAACAATACATGCAAGGCTTACACATCGGCCCCAAATCTTGCGTCGTGGAACTGTATGCAATGTTTGCATGAAGAATGTGGCTTTTGTGCCAATAGCAAGAGTGAG TTTCTTCCAGGAGCATGTTTGGCAGGAGAAAAAATTGTCAAAGGAATGTGTCGGGAACAAAAGCGAGTATGGTTTTCACAGGGCTGTCCAAGCAAAATCGGATTCCTTGCGGTTGTAATCCTCGGAGTCTACATCATAGCATATGCTCCTGGAATCGGAACGGTGCCTTGGGTTCTAAACTCGGAGATTTATCCGTTGAGGTTCCGAGGACTAGGTGGAGGCATAGCAGCAGTATTCAACTGGTGTGCTAACCTGATAGTGAGTCAATCCTTCTTAAGCATGATAAAGGCTCTAGGAACTTCTGGAACATTCCTCCTCTTTGCAGGATTCTCCGTCATTGGCTTTTTCGCAATTTATTTGCTAGTGCCGGAAACCAAAGGGCTTCAGTTTGAGGAGGTTGAGAAACTGCTGCAGAAAGGGTTTAGACCTTTCCCATTTAACAGCAAAAAAGATGAAGATGTGAAAGGGAAAGGGAAAGGGAAGGAGGAAATGAACGACTTACCTTGA